In the genome of Streptomyces collinus, one region contains:
- a CDS encoding dihydrodipicolinate synthase family protein, with translation MTFTPLTGVIPPVCTPLTPDGEVDVPSLLRLVDHLVAGGVRGLFVLGSTSEAAFLPDRQRRLVVESVTGHVGGQLPVLAGAIDMTTPRVLDHVASVTAAGADAVVVTAPFYTRTHPAEIARHYRAVAAASPVPVIAYDLPVAVHTKLPADVVLELAADGVVAGLKDSSGDLAAFRQVVTGVRERRGITGFSVLTGSELIVDAALAIGADGTVPGLGNVDPHGYVRLDGLCRAGDWEGARAEQERLCALFGMVSVGDPARMGPNSSAIGAFKAALHLRGVIDCPATAQPQIPLSPDEVEQVGKHLAAAGLL, from the coding sequence ATGACGTTCACCCCGCTGACCGGTGTCATCCCGCCCGTGTGCACGCCCCTGACACCGGACGGCGAGGTGGACGTTCCCTCGCTGCTCAGGCTCGTCGACCATCTGGTGGCCGGCGGGGTGCGCGGTCTGTTCGTGCTCGGCTCGACCTCGGAGGCCGCGTTCCTGCCGGACCGGCAGCGCCGGCTGGTCGTCGAGTCGGTGACGGGGCACGTCGGCGGGCAGCTGCCGGTGCTGGCCGGGGCGATCGACATGACGACGCCCCGGGTCCTGGACCACGTGGCGTCGGTGACGGCGGCGGGCGCGGACGCGGTCGTCGTCACGGCCCCGTTCTACACCCGCACCCACCCGGCGGAGATCGCCCGCCACTACCGCGCGGTCGCCGCGGCGAGCCCGGTCCCGGTGATCGCCTACGACCTTCCCGTCGCCGTCCACACGAAGCTGCCGGCCGACGTGGTGCTGGAGCTGGCCGCCGACGGCGTGGTGGCCGGGCTCAAGGACTCCAGCGGCGATCTGGCCGCCTTCCGGCAGGTCGTGACCGGCGTGCGGGAACGCCGGGGCATCACCGGCTTCAGCGTGCTGACCGGCTCCGAGCTGATCGTCGACGCGGCCCTCGCGATCGGCGCGGACGGCACGGTGCCGGGCCTGGGCAACGTCGACCCGCACGGCTACGTCCGCCTGGACGGCCTGTGCCGCGCCGGGGACTGGGAGGGGGCCCGTGCCGAACAGGAGCGCCTGTGTGCTCTGTTCGGCATGGTGAGCGTCGGTGACCCGGCCCGGATGGGCCCGAACTCCTCAGCGATCGGCGCCTTCAAGGCCGCGCTGCACCTGCGCGGCGTGATCGACTGCCCGGCGACGGCCCAGCCGCAGATCCCGCTGTCCCCGGACGAGGTGGAGCAGGTGGGCAAGCACCTGGCGGCGGCGGGGCTGCTGTAG
- a CDS encoding response regulator, with product MTIRVLLADDQTLVREAFAMLVESARDMEVVGRAATGRQAVELARGARPDLVVMDIRMPDLDGIEATRLIAADEDLAGVRVLVLTTYDTDENIVDALRAGASGFLVKDTRPAELLDAIRTVAAGDSLLSPGPTARLIERFLRSPSAPATGGPECLSGREREVLALVARGLNNTEIADALGLSPLTAKTHVSRIMGKLAVRDRAQLVIVAYESGMVTPGSV from the coding sequence ATGACCATACGGGTGCTGCTCGCGGACGATCAGACGCTGGTGCGGGAGGCGTTCGCGATGCTCGTGGAGTCGGCCCGGGACATGGAGGTCGTCGGCCGGGCCGCCACCGGCCGGCAGGCCGTGGAACTGGCCCGCGGCGCACGCCCCGACCTGGTGGTGATGGACATCCGCATGCCCGACCTGGACGGCATCGAGGCGACCCGGCTCATCGCCGCCGACGAGGATCTCGCGGGCGTCCGGGTGCTCGTCCTCACCACCTACGACACCGACGAGAACATCGTCGACGCGCTGCGCGCCGGCGCCTCCGGGTTCCTGGTCAAGGACACCAGGCCGGCCGAACTCCTCGACGCCATCCGCACGGTCGCCGCCGGGGACTCCCTGCTGTCGCCCGGACCCACCGCACGGCTGATCGAGCGGTTCCTGCGCAGCCCCTCCGCGCCGGCGACCGGCGGGCCCGAGTGCCTGTCCGGCCGGGAGCGGGAGGTGCTCGCGCTGGTCGCGCGCGGCCTCAACAACACGGAGATCGCCGACGCGCTGGGCCTGAGCCCGCTCACCGCGAAGACCCACGTCAGCCGCATCATGGGCAAGCTCGCGGTACGGGACCGGGCCCAACTGGTCATCGTCGCCTACGAGTCGGGCATGGTGACACCGGGCAGCGTCTGA
- a CDS encoding sensor histidine kinase: protein MMPVQAPTTPQATWSRSAERIMAAINRDPLTAPHALRNDALLAVSVAVVAAALALFVDDGRRPDALGWALLLVSHVPLVWRRRRPVLVLVAVITCVFPYHFLDYPHTAATQAAYVALYTVAVTGRPLRTVLVGIGVITMAVGVLLTISAQEALGLLKASGWVVAVLFCGVDVRFYRQYVASIVERAERAERTREEEARRRVAEERLRIARDLHDLLAHSITLIGVQTSVAAHVLSADPERLDRETVAKALDDIAETCRSARGELRTTLEVLREHGSPDARGPLPGLDGLPDLAEAARLAGARVEQTVRIRQAPPAVGAAAYRIVQEALTNAVRHAGPGPAVQVELAERQGVLHLSVRDDGTGPGRGGTPGFGLVGMRERARSVGGTLDAGPRTGGGFEVTAVLPLTTTGERDG from the coding sequence ATGATGCCCGTGCAGGCACCCACCACCCCGCAGGCGACCTGGTCGCGGTCCGCCGAGCGGATCATGGCCGCGATCAACCGCGACCCCCTGACCGCCCCGCACGCACTGCGCAACGACGCGCTGCTCGCCGTCTCGGTGGCCGTTGTCGCCGCAGCTCTCGCGCTGTTCGTCGACGACGGCCGCAGGCCCGACGCGCTTGGCTGGGCCTTGCTGCTCGTCTCCCACGTGCCGCTGGTGTGGCGCCGCCGCCGTCCGGTGCTCGTCCTGGTCGCCGTGATCACCTGCGTGTTCCCCTACCACTTCCTCGACTACCCGCACACCGCGGCCACCCAGGCCGCCTACGTCGCCCTGTACACCGTCGCCGTCACCGGCCGGCCGCTGCGCACCGTCCTGGTCGGCATCGGCGTCATCACCATGGCGGTGGGCGTGCTGCTCACCATCAGCGCGCAGGAGGCGCTGGGACTGCTGAAGGCTTCCGGCTGGGTCGTCGCCGTGCTGTTCTGCGGGGTCGACGTGCGCTTCTACCGCCAGTACGTCGCCTCCATCGTGGAGCGCGCCGAACGCGCCGAACGCACCCGCGAGGAGGAGGCCCGGCGGCGCGTCGCCGAGGAGCGGCTGCGGATCGCCCGGGACCTGCACGACCTGCTGGCCCACAGCATCACCCTCATCGGCGTGCAGACCTCCGTCGCCGCCCACGTCCTGTCGGCCGACCCCGAGCGGCTCGACCGGGAGACGGTTGCCAAGGCCCTCGACGACATCGCCGAGACCTGCCGCAGCGCGCGCGGTGAACTCCGCACCACGCTGGAGGTGCTGCGCGAGCACGGCTCACCGGACGCCCGCGGCCCGCTGCCCGGCCTCGACGGACTGCCCGACCTGGCGGAGGCCGCGCGGCTCGCCGGTGCCCGGGTCGAGCAGACCGTCCGGATACGGCAGGCACCGCCCGCCGTGGGCGCCGCCGCCTACCGCATCGTGCAGGAGGCCCTGACGAACGCCGTACGGCACGCGGGGCCCGGACCGGCCGTCCAGGTCGAACTGGCGGAGCGGCAGGGCGTCCTGCACCTGTCGGTCCGCGACGACGGCACCGGCCCGGGCCGGGGCGGCACACCGGGCTTCGGGCTCGTCGGCATGCGGGAGCGGGCCCGCAGCGTCGGTGGCACACTCGACGCCGGACCGCGTACCGGGGGCGGGTTCGAGGTCACCGCGGTCCTGCCGCTGACCACGACGGGGGAGAGGGACGGATGA
- a CDS encoding MMPL family transporter, translated as MGAVRTRTGRRRAVPWAVVGLWLAALVLVGPLAGKFADIQQNRAVDYLPDSADSTQVARIQDELPGGEATDLVLVYHRDGGLTDADRRTADEQIAEVSGAYDLTGEPRGIPSKDGSTLMYPVTSTQPGQDEEARDAFVDGVRDIASGGGGGLSVEVGGPGALNTDMNKVFETLDATLLLATLGVVTVLLVLIYRSPFLWLVPLAVAGVAAAVAMAAGYGLHELFDVTVTGQSGGVMTVLVLGAGTDYALLLISRYREELRRHERPYDAMRTALRGCGPAILASSGTVAAGLLCLLAADLNSSSGMGPVGMVGVLAALVAMTTLLPAVLVLLGRRVFWPLIPAFGSEPKARRSLFAAMGTSATRRPVTVLVTGGVLLGALALGTLNLSGSIKQEDSFTERPESITAMQTLAREYPERSSRPVTVIAPRERAEAVGERARATDGVAEVVPGRSGAGWTELAVFTTAAPETPAETRTIEALRAGIDPEGAYVGGPSAQQIDLSASEARDRKVIVPLVLGAVFVILVGLLRSLVAPLLLLAAVVAVWGAALGIGGLVFEPVFGFGGTDPGLGLLSFVFLVALGVDYGIFLMHRMREESVRGAEPEAAALTALRTTGGVIASAGVVLAATFAVLTTLPMVGLVELGFVIAVGVLLDTFLVRTYLVTTASVLLKRRMWWPGGLSRAPERTVPQKEQEPVAADVR; from the coding sequence ATGGGGGCCGTAAGGACGCGTACCGGGCGCAGGCGGGCCGTGCCCTGGGCGGTGGTCGGGCTGTGGCTCGCCGCGCTCGTGCTGGTCGGGCCGCTCGCGGGCAAGTTCGCCGACATCCAGCAGAACCGCGCCGTCGACTACCTGCCCGACAGCGCCGACTCCACCCAGGTGGCGCGGATCCAGGACGAGTTGCCGGGCGGTGAGGCGACCGACCTGGTGCTCGTCTACCACCGGGACGGCGGCCTGACCGACGCCGACCGGCGCACCGCCGACGAGCAGATCGCCGAGGTGAGCGGCGCCTACGACCTGACGGGAGAGCCGCGGGGCATCCCCTCGAAGGACGGCTCGACCCTGATGTACCCCGTCACCAGCACCCAGCCGGGCCAGGACGAGGAGGCCCGGGACGCCTTCGTCGACGGGGTGCGGGACATCGCCTCGGGCGGCGGCGGCGGGCTGAGCGTCGAGGTCGGCGGGCCCGGCGCGCTGAACACCGACATGAACAAGGTGTTCGAGACGCTCGACGCCACCTTGCTGCTCGCCACGCTCGGAGTCGTCACCGTGCTGCTCGTCCTCATCTACCGCAGCCCGTTCCTGTGGCTGGTGCCGCTCGCCGTGGCCGGGGTCGCCGCCGCCGTGGCGATGGCCGCCGGGTACGGGCTGCACGAACTGTTCGACGTCACCGTCACCGGCCAGAGCGGCGGCGTGATGACCGTGCTCGTCCTCGGCGCCGGCACCGACTACGCGCTGCTTCTCATCTCCCGCTACCGCGAGGAACTGCGGCGCCACGAGCGGCCGTACGACGCCATGCGCACCGCCCTGCGCGGCTGCGGGCCGGCCATCCTCGCCTCCTCGGGGACCGTCGCGGCCGGGCTGCTGTGCCTGCTCGCCGCGGACCTCAACAGCAGCAGCGGCATGGGGCCGGTCGGCATGGTCGGGGTGCTCGCCGCGCTGGTCGCCATGACGACCCTGCTGCCGGCGGTCCTCGTCCTGCTGGGGCGGCGGGTGTTCTGGCCGCTGATCCCGGCGTTCGGGAGCGAGCCGAAGGCCCGGCGGTCGCTGTTCGCCGCGATGGGCACCTCGGCGACACGGCGGCCCGTCACCGTGCTCGTCACCGGAGGCGTCCTGCTCGGAGCGCTCGCCCTCGGCACGCTGAATCTGTCCGGAAGCATCAAGCAGGAGGACTCCTTCACCGAGCGGCCCGAGTCCATCACCGCCATGCAGACGCTGGCACGCGAGTATCCCGAGCGCAGCAGCCGGCCCGTGACCGTCATCGCGCCCCGGGAACGGGCCGAGGCGGTGGGCGAACGGGCCCGGGCGACCGACGGGGTCGCCGAGGTGGTTCCCGGGCGGAGCGGGGCGGGGTGGACCGAACTCGCCGTCTTCACCACGGCGGCTCCGGAGACCCCGGCCGAGACCCGCACCATCGAGGCACTGAGGGCCGGGATCGACCCCGAGGGCGCCTACGTCGGCGGGCCCAGCGCACAGCAGATCGACCTGTCCGCGAGCGAGGCGCGGGACCGGAAGGTGATCGTGCCGCTGGTGCTCGGCGCGGTGTTCGTCATCCTGGTCGGGCTGCTGCGCAGTCTCGTCGCGCCGTTGCTGCTGCTGGCGGCGGTGGTCGCGGTCTGGGGGGCGGCGCTCGGCATCGGAGGGCTGGTGTTCGAGCCGGTCTTCGGGTTCGGCGGGACGGATCCCGGGCTCGGGCTGCTGTCCTTCGTGTTCCTGGTCGCCCTCGGGGTGGACTACGGGATCTTCCTGATGCACCGGATGCGGGAGGAGTCCGTAAGGGGAGCCGAGCCGGAGGCCGCGGCGCTCACCGCCCTGCGGACGACCGGCGGGGTCATCGCCTCCGCGGGTGTGGTGCTCGCGGCGACGTTCGCGGTGCTGACGACGCTACCGATGGTGGGGCTGGTGGAACTCGGGTTCGTCATCGCGGTGGGGGTCCTGCTGGACACCTTCCTGGTGCGTACGTACCTGGTGACCACGGCGAGTGTGCTGCTCAAGCGGCGGATGTGGTGGCCGGGCGGGCTCTCCCGCGCGCCGGAGCGGACGGTTCCGCAGAAGGAGCAGGAACCGGTGGCCGCCGACGTCCGCTGA
- a CDS encoding TerB family tellurite resistance protein, whose amino-acid sequence MLPGRGRNGHAARLSRILGTRTAWTAAGDGEFFCPGCGGDRNYQRLTGQRRFTLLGLPVLPRGETGPVVECAACRRHFGTDVLDHPTTTRFSAMLRDAVHTVALAVLAAGGAGSRTALEAAVLAVRAAGFDDCTEEQLAALVEALEADTGRITGEPCGAGLAIELHEALDPLAPHLAGAGRESILLQGARIALADGPYTPAERDVLATVGAALTICSDDVTRLLAEAARTPS is encoded by the coding sequence GTGCTGCCAGGACGGGGACGAAACGGCCATGCCGCCAGGCTTTCTCGCATCCTGGGCACCCGCACCGCGTGGACGGCCGCCGGTGACGGCGAGTTCTTCTGCCCCGGCTGCGGCGGCGACCGCAACTACCAGCGGCTGACCGGACAGCGCCGCTTCACCCTGCTCGGCCTGCCCGTGCTGCCGCGCGGCGAGACCGGCCCGGTCGTGGAGTGCGCGGCCTGCCGCCGCCACTTCGGCACCGACGTCCTCGACCACCCGACCACCACCCGCTTCTCCGCGATGCTCCGCGACGCCGTGCACACCGTCGCCCTCGCCGTGCTGGCCGCGGGCGGCGCCGGTTCCCGCACGGCACTGGAGGCCGCCGTGCTCGCCGTGCGCGCAGCCGGCTTCGACGACTGCACGGAGGAGCAGCTGGCCGCGCTCGTCGAGGCGCTGGAGGCGGACACCGGCCGGATCACCGGCGAACCCTGCGGAGCCGGGCTGGCCATAGAGCTGCACGAGGCGCTGGACCCTCTCGCCCCGCACCTCGCCGGCGCCGGCCGCGAATCGATCCTGCTCCAGGGCGCCCGCATCGCCCTGGCGGACGGGCCCTACACCCCCGCCGAGCGGGACGTACTGGCGACGGTCGGGGCGGCGCTCACCATCTGCTCGGACGACGTCACGCGGCTGCTGGCGGAGGCCGCGCGCACGCCCTCGTAG
- the leuA gene encoding 2-isopropylmalate synthase, producing the protein MANRQQPSSLPIHKYGRYEQVDIPDRTWPQNRVTTAPRWLSTDLRDGNQALIDPMSPARKRAMFDLLVKMGYKEIEVGFPASGQTDFDFVRSIIEEPGAIPDDVTISVLTQAREDLIERTVESLKGAKRATVHLYNATAPVFRRVVFRGSKDDIKQIAVDGTRLVMEYAEKLLGPETEFGYQYSPEIFTDTELDFALEVCEAVMDVWQPGPGREIILNLPATVERSTPSTHADRFEWMGRNLSRREHVCLSVHPHNDRGTAVAAAELALMAGADRVEGCLFGQGERTGNVDLVTLGMNLFSQGVDPQIDFSDIDEIRRTWEYCNQMDVHPRHPYVGDLVYTSFSGSHQDAIKKGFDAMEADAAAKGVTVDDIEWAVPYLPIDPKDVGRSYEAVIRVNSQSGKGGIAYVLKNDHKLELPRRMQIEFSKLIQAKTDAEGGEVTPKDIWSVFRDEYLPNPENPWGRIQVKNNQSTTDTDGVDTLKVEATVDGQDTVLTGSGNGPISAFFDALQSVGIDVRLLDYQEHTMSEGASAQAASYIECAIGDKVLWGIGIDANTTRASLKAVVSAVNRAAR; encoded by the coding sequence ATGGCGAACCGCCAGCAGCCCAGTTCCCTGCCGATCCACAAGTACGGCCGCTACGAGCAGGTCGACATCCCGGACCGCACCTGGCCGCAGAACCGCGTCACCACCGCCCCCCGCTGGCTCTCCACCGACCTGCGCGACGGCAACCAGGCCCTGATCGACCCCATGTCGCCGGCCCGCAAGCGCGCCATGTTCGACCTGCTGGTCAAGATGGGCTACAAGGAGATCGAGGTCGGCTTCCCCGCCTCCGGCCAGACCGACTTCGACTTCGTGCGCTCCATCATCGAGGAGCCCGGGGCGATCCCCGACGACGTCACCATCTCCGTACTGACCCAGGCCCGCGAGGACCTGATCGAGCGCACGGTGGAATCGCTGAAGGGCGCCAAGCGCGCCACGGTCCACCTGTACAACGCCACGGCCCCCGTCTTCCGCCGGGTCGTCTTCCGCGGCTCCAAGGACGACATCAAGCAGATCGCCGTCGACGGCACCCGCCTGGTCATGGAGTACGCCGAGAAGCTGCTGGGCCCCGAGACCGAGTTCGGCTACCAGTACAGCCCCGAGATCTTCACCGACACCGAGCTGGACTTCGCGCTGGAGGTCTGCGAGGCGGTCATGGACGTCTGGCAGCCCGGCCCGGGCCGCGAGATCATCCTGAACCTGCCGGCGACCGTCGAGCGCTCCACGCCCTCCACGCACGCCGACCGCTTCGAGTGGATGGGCCGCAACCTCTCCCGCCGCGAGCACGTCTGCCTGTCGGTCCACCCCCACAACGACCGCGGCACCGCCGTCGCCGCCGCCGAGCTGGCCCTGATGGCCGGCGCCGACCGCGTCGAGGGCTGCCTGTTCGGGCAGGGCGAGCGCACCGGCAACGTCGACCTGGTCACCCTGGGCATGAACCTGTTCTCGCAGGGCGTCGACCCGCAGATCGACTTCTCCGACATCGACGAGATCCGTCGCACGTGGGAGTACTGCAACCAGATGGACGTCCACCCGCGCCACCCGTACGTGGGCGACCTGGTCTACACGTCCTTCTCCGGCTCCCACCAGGACGCCATCAAGAAGGGCTTCGACGCCATGGAGGCCGACGCGGCCGCGAAGGGCGTCACCGTCGACGACATCGAGTGGGCCGTCCCCTACCTGCCCATCGACCCCAAGGACGTCGGCCGCTCCTACGAGGCGGTCATCCGGGTCAACTCGCAGTCCGGCAAGGGCGGTATCGCCTACGTCCTGAAGAACGACCACAAGCTGGAACTGCCGCGCCGGATGCAGATCGAGTTCTCCAAGCTCATCCAGGCCAAGACGGACGCCGAGGGCGGCGAGGTCACGCCGAAGGACATCTGGTCGGTCTTCCGGGACGAGTACCTGCCCAACCCCGAGAACCCGTGGGGCCGGATCCAGGTCAAGAACAACCAGTCGACCACCGACACCGACGGCGTGGACACGCTGAAGGTGGAGGCCACGGTCGACGGCCAGGACACCGTCCTGACCGGTTCCGGCAACGGTCCGATCTCGGCCTTCTTCGACGCCCTGCAGTCCGTCGGCATCGACGTACGCCTGCTGGACTACCAGGAGCACACGATGAGCGAGGGAGCCTCCGCGCAGGCCGCCTCCTACATCGAATGCGCCATCGGCGACAAGGTCCTGTGGGGCATCGGGATCGACGCGAACACGACGCGGGCCTCGCTGAAGGCGGTCGTCTCGGCCGTCAACCGCGCGGCTCGCTGA
- a CDS encoding M4 family metallopeptidase: protein MTTHGGFEPVFCTIVPPHVLDKLAQAEDPALAGPARRTLQRDAFERTQRRLTTVIGASAVAAVADGRPQRTIHDARHGTDLPGHKVRGEGDKPGKDATVNRAYAGLGATFELFLQAYRRDSIDGNGLPLNATVHYDRDYNNAFWNGEQMVFGDGDGEIFLDFTIPIDVIGHELAHGVTQYTANLTYFGQPGALNESLSDVFGALIKQYTLGQTAAEADWLIGAGLLAPRVTGTALRSMKAPGTAYDDDVLGKDPQPATMDDFVRTGRDNGGVHINSGIPNHAFYLAATALGGHAWERAGQVWYDVLTGGELRQDAMFADFATLTVKAARERFGDGEELDAVSKGWEQVGVRTL, encoded by the coding sequence ATGACGACTCACGGGGGCTTCGAGCCCGTCTTCTGCACCATCGTTCCGCCTCATGTCCTCGACAAGCTGGCCCAGGCCGAGGACCCCGCACTCGCCGGTCCCGCCCGCCGCACCCTGCAGCGCGACGCCTTCGAGCGCACCCAGCGCCGCCTCACCACGGTCATCGGCGCCAGTGCCGTCGCCGCGGTCGCCGACGGCAGGCCGCAGCGCACGATCCACGACGCCCGGCACGGCACCGACCTGCCCGGCCACAAGGTCCGCGGCGAGGGGGACAAGCCCGGCAAGGACGCCACCGTCAACCGCGCCTACGCCGGTCTCGGCGCCACCTTCGAGCTGTTCCTCCAGGCCTACCGGCGCGACTCGATCGACGGCAACGGCCTCCCGCTGAACGCGACGGTGCACTACGACCGCGACTACAACAACGCGTTCTGGAACGGCGAGCAGATGGTCTTCGGCGACGGGGACGGCGAGATCTTCCTGGACTTCACCATCCCGATCGACGTCATCGGCCACGAACTCGCGCACGGCGTCACGCAGTACACGGCCAACCTCACCTACTTCGGCCAGCCCGGCGCGCTCAACGAGTCCCTGTCGGACGTCTTCGGCGCCCTGATCAAGCAGTACACGCTCGGCCAGACCGCCGCCGAGGCCGACTGGCTGATCGGCGCGGGCCTGCTCGCCCCGCGGGTGACGGGCACGGCGCTGCGCTCCATGAAGGCGCCGGGCACGGCGTACGACGACGACGTCCTCGGCAAGGACCCGCAGCCCGCGACGATGGACGACTTCGTGCGCACCGGCCGCGACAACGGCGGTGTCCACATCAACTCGGGCATCCCGAACCACGCCTTCTACCTCGCGGCCACGGCCCTCGGCGGGCACGCCTGGGAGCGGGCCGGACAGGTCTGGTACGACGTGCTGACCGGCGGCGAGCTGCGGCAGGACGCGATGTTCGCCGACTTCGCCACGCTCACCGTCAAGGCCGCCCGGGAGCGCTTCGGCGACGGGGAGGAGCTGGACGCCGTCTCGAAGGGCTGGGAGCAGGTCGGGGTGCGGACCCTGTAG
- a CDS encoding protealysin inhibitor emfourin, with product MRIQVRRTGGFAGIERYAEVDTSGRPDASEWHTLAEQALAAGRSTPPVGVPDGFSYQLTVDGRTVYCADPRLTDEQRKLISRVLKEGA from the coding sequence ATGCGTATTCAGGTGCGGCGCACGGGCGGGTTCGCGGGCATCGAGCGGTATGCCGAGGTGGACACCTCGGGCCGGCCCGATGCCTCCGAGTGGCACACGCTGGCCGAGCAGGCCCTGGCCGCCGGCCGGAGCACGCCGCCGGTCGGCGTCCCGGACGGGTTCAGCTACCAGCTCACCGTGGACGGCAGGACGGTGTACTGCGCGGACCCCCGGCTGACGGACGAGCAGCGGAAGCTGATCTCGCGGGTGCTGAAGGAAGGGGCGTGA
- a CDS encoding GH1 family beta-glucosidase: MATDAGNPIPRFPAGFLWGVSTSAHQIEGGADEREPSVWDAFTAEPGRVKDGSTAAVACDHVHRHREDVALLAELGVNAYRFSVSWPRVRSGKGLDFYDRLVDDLCAAGVRPVPTLFHWDLPADLDWLERDTAERFAEYVSLVAGRLGDRVPKWITLNEPAEHTLLGHALGVHAPGRKLLFDALPVAHHQLLAHGLAVRALRAAGATDIGVANSHGPTWAASTEAADLEAADFYDLLLNRLFADPLLLGRYPEGIGELMPGDVEADLKVIAEPLDWYGINYYAPTRVGAPQGAEIEFGGVTMPAELPFSVREIEGRPVTDFGWPVVPEGLTELLTTFRDRYGDRLPPVVITENGCSYPGVDDQDRIAYLDGHVRALHRAVEAGVDVRGYFVWSLLDNFEWAEGYARRFGLVHVDFDTLERTPKASYHWYRELLRAQGPTA; encoded by the coding sequence ATGGCGACTGACGCAGGCAACCCGATCCCCCGCTTCCCGGCCGGCTTCCTCTGGGGCGTGTCCACCTCGGCGCACCAGATCGAGGGCGGCGCGGACGAGCGCGAGCCGTCCGTGTGGGACGCCTTCACGGCCGAGCCGGGACGGGTGAAGGACGGCTCCACGGCGGCGGTGGCCTGCGACCACGTCCACCGCCACCGCGAGGACGTGGCACTCCTGGCCGAGCTGGGCGTGAACGCCTACCGCTTCTCCGTCTCCTGGCCGCGGGTGCGCTCCGGGAAGGGCCTGGACTTCTACGACCGGCTGGTCGACGACCTGTGCGCGGCGGGGGTCCGCCCCGTCCCGACGCTGTTCCACTGGGACCTGCCCGCGGACCTGGACTGGCTGGAGCGGGACACGGCCGAGCGCTTCGCCGAGTACGTGTCCCTGGTGGCCGGCCGCCTCGGCGACCGCGTACCGAAGTGGATCACCCTGAACGAGCCGGCCGAGCACACCCTGCTGGGCCACGCCCTGGGCGTGCACGCACCGGGCAGGAAGCTGCTGTTCGACGCGCTGCCGGTCGCCCACCACCAGCTGCTCGCCCACGGCCTGGCCGTCCGGGCCCTGCGCGCCGCTGGCGCCACGGACATCGGCGTCGCCAACTCGCACGGCCCGACCTGGGCGGCCTCGACGGAGGCGGCGGACCTGGAGGCGGCGGACTTCTACGACCTGCTGCTGAACCGGCTGTTCGCGGACCCGCTGCTGCTGGGCCGGTACCCGGAGGGCATCGGCGAGCTGATGCCCGGGGACGTCGAGGCCGACCTGAAGGTGATCGCCGAGCCGCTCGACTGGTACGGGATCAACTACTACGCCCCGACCCGGGTGGGAGCCCCGCAGGGCGCGGAGATCGAGTTCGGCGGGGTCACCATGCCCGCCGAACTGCCCTTCTCCGTCCGGGAGATCGAGGGCCGGCCGGTCACGGACTTCGGCTGGCCGGTCGTCCCCGAGGGCCTCACCGAGCTCCTCACCACCTTCCGCGACCGCTACGGCGACCGGCTCCCGCCCGTCGTCATCACCGAGAACGGCTGCTCGTACCCGGGCGTCGACGACCAGGACCGCATCGCCTACCTGGACGGCCACGTCCGGGCCCTGCACCGGGCCGTGGAGGCGGGCGTCGACGTGCGCGGCTACTTCGTGTGGTCCCTGCTCGACAACTTCGAGTGGGCGGAGGGCTACGCACGCCGCTTCGGCCTGGTGCACGTGGATTTCGACACCCTGGAGCGGACCCCCAAGGCGTCGTACCACTGGTACCGGGAGCTGCTGAGGGCGCAGGGCCCTACGGCTTGA
- a CDS encoding SAM-dependent methyltransferase → MSNSQAARDIDTSRPHSARMYDYYLGGKDHFDVDKLAAERVAEAYPAIFVCARENRAFMHRATRVLAREHGIRQWLDIGTGIPTEPNLHQVAQSVVPDARVVYADNDPLVLKYAERLMRSTSEGRTTYIEADVNDPQSLLDAPELAEVLDLGRPVALSLNALMHFVTDAQDPYGIVRRLLDVVPSGSALALSHCTPDFDPATWQKVTDIYTSAGTPVQFRSRADVARFFDGLDLLEPGVAVGHRWRPDAAEGEAPTDAEVSLWTGVGIKP, encoded by the coding sequence ATGAGCAACTCGCAGGCCGCGCGGGACATCGACACCAGCAGGCCGCACTCCGCCCGCATGTACGACTACTACCTCGGCGGCAAGGACCACTTCGACGTCGACAAGCTGGCGGCCGAGCGGGTCGCCGAGGCCTACCCCGCGATATTCGTGTGCGCCCGCGAGAACCGGGCCTTCATGCACCGGGCCACCCGCGTCCTCGCCCGTGAGCACGGCATCCGCCAGTGGCTGGACATCGGCACCGGCATCCCCACCGAGCCCAACCTCCACCAGGTCGCCCAGTCCGTCGTCCCGGACGCCCGGGTGGTCTACGCCGACAACGACCCGCTCGTCCTGAAGTACGCCGAGCGCCTGATGCGCAGCACCTCCGAGGGTCGCACCACGTACATCGAGGCGGACGTCAACGACCCGCAGTCGCTGCTGGACGCGCCCGAGCTGGCCGAGGTCCTGGACCTGGGCCGCCCGGTCGCGCTGTCCCTCAACGCCCTGATGCACTTCGTCACCGACGCCCAGGACCCCTACGGCATCGTGCGCCGCCTGCTGGACGTGGTGCCCTCGGGCAGCGCCCTGGCCCTGAGCCACTGCACGCCCGACTTCGACCCGGCGACCTGGCAGAAGGTCACCGACATCTACACCTCGGCCGGGACGCCGGTGCAGTTCCGCTCCCGGGCGGACGTCGCCCGCTTCTTCGACGGCCTGGACCTGCTGGAGCCGGGCGTCGCGGTCGGCCACCGCTGGCGCCCGGACGCCGCCGAGGGCGAGGCCCCCACGGACGCCGAGGTCAGCCTCTGGACCGGGGTGGGCATCAAGCCGTAG